A window from Photobacterium atrarenae encodes these proteins:
- a CDS encoding DUF3316 domain-containing protein: MNKNLTIPALVFLGTLLSTGLAADHFESIDRYQRQNGTSTLRTDLVASKETAYQQGHQIKSALSRQSAYQLHRTLRVPVNRLDVRSVKIDDSYVTVQELSRDPGQIEYQGMVVVRYHYRTHADR; the protein is encoded by the coding sequence ATGAACAAAAACCTCACGATCCCCGCCCTGGTATTTCTCGGCACTTTATTGAGCACCGGCCTTGCCGCCGATCACTTTGAGTCGATCGACCGCTATCAACGCCAGAACGGCACTTCAACCCTGCGGACCGACCTGGTGGCAAGCAAAGAAACCGCCTATCAGCAGGGCCATCAAATCAAATCTGCATTGTCACGCCAGAGTGCCTATCAGCTGCACCGGACCCTGCGGGTGCCCGTCAACCGACTCGATGTCCGGTCGGTCAAGATCGACGACAGCTATGTCACCGTTCAGGAGCTGTCCCGCGATCCTGGTCAAATTGAGTATCAGGGGATGGTAGTCGTGCGTTATCACTACCGGACCCATGCCGACCGCTGA
- a CDS encoding methylenetetrahydrofolate reductase, whose product MKPDALQHPGWEHYEVDVEPTMRQLMAQASLEATPSQVLGLAAAPEWLMPGTRIYVPFLPKSRFEETLAACERLQQWGMVAIPHIPARAVPGEAQLSQWLTSLIGLGVYHILLIAGERATPAGPFANTLALLASGILAQFPLQGIGVAGHPEGHPVATLDELSDALIFKREYARANQVELWIVTQFSFDPDIVIHWLESYRELLGPVPVYLGMPGPTRLKNLLFYAAQCGVVASMAALRRNMNAAQLLKPWTPAPLVEAMARYQMMNPATPFRGIHLYPFGGLKQSAYWLQGKQ is encoded by the coding sequence ATGAAGCCAGATGCCTTACAACATCCCGGTTGGGAGCATTACGAAGTCGATGTCGAGCCGACCATGCGCCAGCTGATGGCACAGGCTTCACTGGAAGCGACGCCGAGCCAGGTGCTGGGACTGGCCGCTGCGCCGGAATGGCTGATGCCGGGGACCCGGATTTATGTCCCCTTCCTGCCCAAAAGCCGGTTTGAGGAGACGCTGGCGGCCTGTGAGCGACTGCAACAGTGGGGGATGGTCGCCATTCCCCATATTCCGGCCCGTGCGGTCCCCGGGGAAGCGCAGTTATCGCAGTGGCTGACATCGCTGATCGGGCTCGGGGTCTATCACATCCTGCTGATTGCCGGCGAGCGGGCGACGCCTGCCGGGCCGTTTGCCAACACCCTGGCACTGCTGGCCTCCGGGATCCTGGCCCAGTTTCCGCTGCAGGGGATCGGGGTGGCAGGGCATCCGGAGGGGCATCCGGTGGCAACGCTCGATGAGCTATCCGATGCCCTGATCTTCAAACGGGAGTATGCCCGGGCCAACCAGGTTGAGTTATGGATTGTGACCCAGTTCAGCTTTGATCCCGATATCGTGATCCACTGGCTGGAAAGCTACCGTGAGCTGCTTGGTCCGGTGCCGGTGTATCTGGGGATGCCGGGGCCGACCCGGCTCAAGAACCTGCTGTTTTATGCCGCCCAGTGTGGCGTGGTGGCTTCCATGGCTGCCCTGCGCCGGAATATGAACGCCGCGCAATTGCTTAAGCCCTGGACGCCTGCGCCACTGGTTGAGGCCATGGCCCGGTATCAGATGATGAATCCGGCGACGCCGTTTCGCGGCATTCATTTGTATCCCTTCGGGGGGTTGAAGCAGTCTGCGTACTGGCTGCAAGGGAAACAATGA
- a CDS encoding formate--tetrahydrofolate ligase produces MKNEMNIALIPPDNIPPPGATDLEIARAVTPKPVIEIAAERLGLLPHQLIPYGHYKAKVDLMQLDVSQPRGKLVLVTAMTPTPAGEGKTTTSIGLCDGLNALGINTSVCLREPSLGPCFGMKGGAAGGGRAQAIPMEDLNLHFNGDFHAVTVAHNLLVSLIDNHLHWGNELALDPRQISWRRVMDLNERALRNIVCGLGGTAHGIPRESGFDITVASEIMAVLCLAEDLHDLQLRLSAMVIGRRRDGSVVTAGELGADGALTVLLKDAMMPNLIQSLEHNPVLVHGGPFANIAHGCSSLMATRTALALTDVVITEAGFGADLGAEKFLDIKCRLSGLAPDAVVLVCTIRALKMQGGIAKADLALPDVVAVEAGSVNLLRHIRNVQQFGLTPLVVVNRFPTDSDEELAVIQRCGLASGVRVVSAEHWARGSDGAQALALAVQEQLSAPKPELTLLYPDEMPLDEKIYTVATRMYGAGEVQYSSAAYRQLEEIHQLGFGHLPVCIAKTPYSFSSEPAILGAPVNHTLPVRELRLMAGAGFVVAVCGDIMTMPGLPRHPAALNIRLDERGEIIGLC; encoded by the coding sequence GTGAAGAACGAGATGAATATAGCCCTGATCCCGCCGGATAATATCCCGCCGCCCGGTGCGACGGATCTTGAGATCGCCCGGGCGGTGACGCCAAAACCCGTGATCGAGATTGCGGCGGAGCGGCTGGGCCTGCTGCCGCATCAGCTGATCCCCTATGGTCATTACAAAGCCAAGGTGGACTTGATGCAGCTCGATGTCAGCCAGCCAAGAGGTAAGCTGGTGCTGGTCACCGCCATGACCCCGACCCCTGCCGGGGAGGGGAAAACCACCACCAGTATTGGCCTCTGCGATGGCCTGAATGCGCTCGGGATCAATACCAGTGTTTGTCTGCGTGAGCCTTCACTCGGCCCTTGTTTCGGAATGAAGGGGGGCGCGGCTGGTGGCGGTCGGGCGCAGGCGATCCCGATGGAAGATCTCAACCTGCATTTTAACGGTGATTTTCATGCGGTGACGGTTGCCCACAACCTGCTGGTTTCCCTGATTGATAACCACTTGCACTGGGGCAATGAGCTGGCGCTCGACCCACGCCAGATCAGCTGGCGGCGGGTGATGGATCTTAATGAACGGGCGCTGCGCAATATTGTCTGTGGGTTAGGTGGCACCGCCCATGGGATACCGCGTGAGTCCGGGTTCGATATTACCGTGGCTTCGGAAATTATGGCGGTGTTGTGCCTGGCCGAAGATCTGCACGACCTCCAGCTGCGCCTCAGTGCGATGGTGATCGGAAGGCGGCGGGATGGCAGCGTGGTGACGGCGGGTGAGCTGGGCGCCGATGGTGCCCTGACCGTATTGCTGAAAGACGCCATGATGCCGAACCTGATCCAGAGCCTGGAGCACAACCCGGTGCTGGTGCATGGCGGTCCGTTTGCCAATATCGCCCATGGTTGCAGCTCGCTGATGGCGACCCGGACTGCGCTGGCCCTGACGGATGTGGTGATCACCGAAGCCGGTTTCGGGGCTGATCTCGGGGCTGAGAAGTTTTTGGATATCAAATGCCGGTTGTCGGGGTTGGCCCCGGATGCGGTGGTGCTGGTGTGTACGATCCGGGCGCTGAAAATGCAGGGCGGGATCGCCAAGGCTGATTTAGCCCTGCCCGATGTGGTGGCGGTGGAAGCCGGCTCGGTCAACCTGTTGCGTCATATCCGGAATGTGCAGCAGTTCGGCTTGACCCCGCTGGTTGTGGTGAACCGGTTTCCGACTGACAGCGATGAAGAGCTGGCAGTGATTCAGCGCTGCGGGCTCGCCTCCGGGGTACGGGTGGTGTCTGCCGAACACTGGGCTCGCGGCAGCGACGGGGCGCAGGCGCTGGCCCTGGCAGTGCAGGAGCAATTGTCTGCGCCGAAGCCTGAGCTGACCTTGCTTTATCCCGATGAGATGCCGCTGGATGAGAAAATCTATACCGTCGCGACCCGGATGTATGGCGCCGGGGAGGTGCAGTACAGCTCGGCGGCATACCGTCAGCTGGAGGAGATCCATCAGCTCGGATTCGGCCACCTGCCGGTCTGTATTGCCAAGACGCCGTACAGTTTTTCTTCAGAACCGGCGATCCTGGGTGCGCCGGTCAATCACACCCTGCCGGTACGAGAGCTGCGCCTGATGGCCGGGGCCGGGTTCGTGGTGGCGGTGTGCGGCGACATTATGACCATGCCGGGGCTGCCCCGTCACCCGGCGGCGCTGAATATCCGGCTGGATGAGCGGGGTGAGATTATCGGCTTGTGCTAA
- a CDS encoding dipeptidase produces MSDAMQLHQQSIIIDGLVIAKWDRALFEDMARGGVTTANCTVSVWEGFQATVDNIVEFNQFFNEHDDLIRPVRSTRDIYRAKEEGRTGVILGFQNVQAFEDQLGYIEIFKQLGVGIAQMAYNTQNLVGTGCYERDGGLSGFGHEVVAEMNRVGIMCDLSHVGDKTSQEVILASEKPVCYSHCLPLGLKEHPRNKSDEALKFIADHGGFIGVTMFSPFLKNGIHSTIEDYVEAIDYIVNLVGEDCVGIGTDFTQGQDQAFFEWLTHDKGYARRLTRFGEIINPKGIRTLGEFPNLTRALLAHGWSESRVQKIMGENWVRVLKDVWHE; encoded by the coding sequence ATGTCTGACGCGATGCAACTGCACCAGCAGTCGATCATTATTGACGGACTGGTCATTGCCAAATGGGACCGGGCGTTGTTTGAGGACATGGCCCGGGGCGGAGTGACTACGGCCAACTGTACCGTCTCCGTGTGGGAAGGGTTTCAGGCCACGGTTGATAATATCGTCGAGTTTAACCAGTTTTTCAACGAACATGATGACTTGATTAGGCCGGTTCGCAGCACCCGGGATATCTACCGGGCCAAGGAAGAAGGCAGAACCGGGGTGATACTCGGCTTTCAGAATGTCCAGGCGTTTGAAGATCAGCTCGGTTATATCGAGATCTTCAAACAGCTCGGGGTCGGGATCGCGCAAATGGCCTATAACACCCAGAACCTGGTCGGTACCGGCTGTTATGAGCGCGACGGCGGCCTGTCCGGGTTCGGCCATGAAGTGGTCGCGGAGATGAACCGGGTCGGCATCATGTGCGATTTGTCTCATGTCGGCGACAAAACCTCGCAGGAGGTGATCCTGGCGTCTGAAAAACCGGTCTGTTATTCCCACTGCCTGCCGCTCGGGCTTAAGGAGCACCCGCGCAATAAGTCGGATGAAGCTCTGAAGTTTATCGCCGATCACGGCGGGTTCATCGGTGTCACTATGTTTTCACCGTTTCTGAAAAACGGGATCCACTCCACCATTGAGGACTATGTCGAGGCGATTGACTACATCGTCAATCTGGTCGGGGAAGACTGCGTCGGGATCGGCACCGATTTTACCCAGGGCCAGGATCAGGCGTTCTTCGAGTGGCTGACCCATGACAAAGGGTATGCCCGGCGTTTAACCCGGTTCGGCGAAATCATCAACCCCAAAGGGATCCGTACCCTCGGTGAGTTTCCCAACCTGACCCGAGCGCTGCTGGCCCATGGCTGGTCGGAAAGCCGGGTGCAAAAAATCATGGGCGAGAACTGGGTGCGGGTGCTGAAAGATGTCTGGCATGAATAA
- a CDS encoding glycine cleavage T C-terminal barrel domain-containing protein: MTKYDRRLLQARAGAARHESRVDQSHRRVPINLRQSGPTPVEMLISTRVRKSPYWHLSVEAGCWRATVYNRIYHPRGYVLPEDGGAMVEYDSLVNDVTMWNVAVERQIQVKGPDAEAFVDYVITRDATKIEPMHGKYVILCNDEGGILNDPVLLRLAEDEFWFSISDSDLEMWLRGVNIGKQFDVSIAEIDVAPVQIQGPRSEALMVDLFGSAVSEIPYYGLMEAEIAGCDVVISQTGFTGEKGYEIYCRNVTENAEKLWYTVLEAGKAHNLRVIAPAHHRRIAAGILSWGQDVDQETLPFQCNLAYQVPRNKAADYIGKAALEQARTQIEAGNPPFTLTMVGLVLGGEPVTDYANDFWLVYDEAEQAPLGYVSSPWYSPELQTNIALAHVPWTMRSVGNRFMVALPSEYGGELVAAEVVNVPFRPSVNPNSREVAKSRGSDFVD; encoded by the coding sequence ATGACCAAGTACGACAGACGTTTACTGCAAGCTCGCGCTGGCGCCGCGCGGCATGAAAGCCGGGTGGATCAATCTCACCGCCGAGTGCCGATCAATCTCAGGCAATCCGGTCCGACGCCGGTCGAAATGCTGATTTCGACCCGGGTACGTAAATCGCCATACTGGCATTTATCGGTGGAAGCCGGTTGCTGGCGGGCGACCGTGTATAACCGGATTTATCACCCGCGTGGTTATGTGCTGCCGGAAGATGGCGGCGCCATGGTGGAGTATGACTCGCTGGTGAACGATGTCACGATGTGGAATGTGGCGGTGGAGCGCCAGATTCAGGTCAAGGGACCGGATGCCGAAGCCTTTGTCGATTACGTGATCACCCGCGACGCGACCAAGATCGAGCCCATGCACGGCAAATATGTGATTTTGTGCAACGACGAAGGCGGAATCCTTAATGATCCGGTGTTGCTGCGTCTGGCTGAGGATGAGTTCTGGTTCTCAATTTCCGACAGTGATCTGGAGATGTGGCTGCGCGGGGTCAATATCGGCAAGCAGTTCGATGTCTCGATCGCGGAAATTGATGTTGCCCCGGTGCAAATCCAGGGGCCGAGGTCGGAAGCCCTGATGGTGGATCTGTTCGGGAGTGCGGTCAGCGAAATTCCGTACTACGGCCTGATGGAAGCGGAGATCGCTGGCTGTGATGTGGTGATTTCGCAAACCGGCTTTACCGGAGAGAAAGGTTATGAAATCTACTGTCGCAATGTGACCGAAAATGCCGAAAAACTTTGGTACACCGTGTTGGAAGCCGGCAAAGCCCACAATCTGCGGGTGATCGCCCCGGCCCATCACCGCCGGATTGCCGCCGGGATCCTCTCCTGGGGACAGGATGTGGATCAGGAAACCCTGCCGTTCCAATGTAACCTGGCTTACCAGGTGCCGCGGAATAAAGCAGCGGATTATATCGGCAAAGCCGCGTTGGAGCAGGCCCGGACGCAGATTGAAGCTGGTAACCCGCCCTTTACCCTGACCATGGTCGGCCTGGTGCTGGGCGGCGAGCCGGTGACCGATTATGCCAACGACTTCTGGCTGGTGTATGACGAGGCTGAACAGGCACCTCTGGGCTATGTTTCTTCCCCTTGGTATTCACCGGAGCTGCAAACCAACATCGCCCTGGCGCATGTACCCTGGACAATGCGCTCGGTCGGGAACCGGTTCATGGTCGCACTGCCTTCGGAGTATGGCGGTGAGCTGGTGGCCGCGGAAGTGGTGAATGTCCCGTTCCGGCCTTCGGTGAACCCGAATTCGCGGGAAGTGGCGAAATCACGCGGCAGTGATTTTGTCGATTAG